From Parus major isolate Abel chromosome 1A, Parus_major1.1, whole genome shotgun sequence, the proteins below share one genomic window:
- the LOC107205072 gene encoding coatomer subunit gamma-2-like, giving the protein MIKKFDKKDEESGSGSNPFQHLEKSAVLQEARLFNETPINPRRCLHILTKILYLLNQGEHFGTTEATEAFFAMTRLFQSNDQTLRRMCYLTIKEMANISEDVIIVTSSLTKDMTGKEDVYRGPAIRALCRITDGTMLQAIERYMKQAIVDKVPSVSSSALVSSLHMMKISYDVVKRWINEAQEAASSDNIMVQYHALGLLYHLRKNDRLAVSKMLNKFTKSGLKSQFAYCMLIRIASKLLKESEEGHESPLFDFIESCLRNKHEMVIYEAASAIIHLPNCTARELAPAVSVLQLFCSSPKPVLRYAAVRTLNKVAMKHPSAVTACNLDLENLITDSNRSIATLAITTLLKTGSESSVDRLMKQISSFVSEISDEFKVCLCSFQLQGFVVFFSHFWVFSHFLGFFLMEFLLFVDASVVSSGEVKVRRCFPAVKISWVKNTSFDLLFFIVIMILS; this is encoded by the exons ATGATCAAGAAGTTCGATAAAAAGGACGAGGAGTCCG GTAGTGGTTCCAATCCTTTCCAGCATCTGGAGAAGAGCGCTGTGCTCCAGGAG gcACGGCTCTTCAATGAGACCCCAATAAACCCACGAAGATGCCTTCACATCCTTACCAAGATCCTGTACCTGCTGAACCAG GGTGAACACTTTGGAACCACAGAAGCCACGGAAGCTTTTTTTGCCATGACCAGATTGTTTCAGTCTAATGAT CAAACCCTCAGAAGAATGTGTTACCTCACAATCAAAGAGATGGCAAATATCTCTGAGGATGTCATCATTGTCACCAGCAG TTTGACCAAAGACATGACAGGGAAGGAGGATGTCTATCGAGGCCCGGCCATCCGAGCTCTGTGCAGGATCACTGAC ggTACGATGCTCCAGGCCATCGAGAGGTACATGAAACAGGCCATTGTGGACAAAGTCCCCAGCGTGtccagctctgcactggtgtCTTCCTTG cacaTGATGAAAATCAGTTATGATGTGGTCAAAAGGTGGATTAATGAAGCTCAGGAAGCAGCTTCCAGCGACAACATCATGGTACAG TATCATGCTTTGGGGCTGCTCTATCACCTTAGGAAAAACGATCGCCTGGCTGTCTCCAAGATGCTGAACAAATTCACCAAATCCGGCCTGAAATCCCAATTTGCCTACTGCATGCTGATCAGGATTGCCAGCAAACTCCTCAAGGAATCCGAGGAGGG CCATGAAAGTCCCCTGTTCGACTTCATCGAGAGCTGCCTGCGGAACAAGCACGAGATGGTGATTTATGAGGCTGCCTCTGCCATCATCCACCTGCCAAACTGCACTGCCAGGGAGCTGGCACCTGCTGTCTCAG tgttgcagcttttctgcagctcccCCAAACCCGTCCTGCGCTACGCAGCCGTCCGGACCCTCAATAAA GTGGCCATGAAACATCCATCTGCAGTCACAGCCTGCAACCTGGACCTGGAAAACCTGATCACAGATTCCAACAGGAGCATCGCCACGCTGGCCATCACCACGCTGCTGAAGACGGGCAGCGAGAGCAGCGTGGACAGGCTGATGAAACAGATCTCCTCCTTTGTCTCAGAAATCTCAGATGAGTTTAAGGTGTGCCTCTGCtctttccagctgcaggggtttgttgtttttttctcccatttttgggttttctcccattttttggggttttttttgatggaatttttgttgtttgttgaCGCTTCAGTGGTTTCGTCTGGCGAGGTAAAAGTCAGGAGGTGCTTTCCAGCTGTAAAAATATCCTGGGTGAAAAATACATCCtttgatttattgttttttattgtgATTATGATATTATCCTGA